Proteins co-encoded in one Sporosarcina sp. FSL K6-1522 genomic window:
- a CDS encoding ribonucleoside-diphosphate reductase subunit alpha has protein sequence MATKIAKTGIDVVLDGLQSEFGVGKIEPLVIASERWQQKHPEGTESDWAKAMTLESLSNLDEAATYWTFIAARIHLQDVYNRQEQLRGAKVYTDFAANVARLVDQGLYTPVITEKYSQEDLNSLGKIIEPERDKLFTYIGLKTLMDRYVAVNFDNKSVELPQERWLVIAMMLMQDETENRLEKVAESYWAMSSLYMTVATPTLSNAGKPHGQLSSCFIDTVDDSLQGIYDSNTDIANLSKYGGGIGVYMGKVRSRGSSIRGFKGASSGVLPWIKQLNNTAVSVDQLGQRQGAIAVYLDVFHKDIFTFLDLKLNNGDERLRAHDIFTGVCLPDIYMEQVEARGDWHLFDPHEVRTVMGFSLEDFYDETKGAGSFREKYMECVNHPELSRETVPAIDIMKRIMRSQLETGVPFMFYRDEVNRANANKHKGMVYSSNLCTEIMQNQSATQFESVTLEDDIVVTRSKPGDFVVCNLSSINLGRAVPASVLERLIKIQVRMLDNVIDLNKIPVVQAQRTNSRYRGIGLGTFGWHHLLALQNIQWESDAAVDYADKLYEKIAYLTIQASSELAKEKGAYPLFEGSDWQSGAYFDNKGYDSNEWRELRADVATNGMRNGYLMAVAPNSSTSVIAGSTASIDPVFKPFYHEEKKDYKLPVVAPDLDHNTYDVYRRSAYIVDQRWSIKQNAARQQHIDQGISFNLYVPNNIRASVLLNLHIQAWKSGMKTTYYTRSTATDIEECEWCHS, from the coding sequence ATGGCAACGAAAATTGCGAAAACAGGCATCGATGTAGTATTGGACGGATTACAAAGTGAATTTGGTGTAGGGAAAATTGAACCGCTTGTCATTGCGAGTGAACGCTGGCAACAGAAGCACCCTGAAGGTACGGAATCTGATTGGGCGAAGGCGATGACACTTGAGTCGCTCAGTAACTTGGACGAGGCAGCGACGTATTGGACATTCATTGCGGCACGTATTCATCTACAGGATGTCTACAATCGTCAAGAACAGCTGCGCGGTGCAAAAGTATACACAGACTTCGCGGCAAACGTTGCACGACTTGTTGACCAGGGCCTCTATACACCTGTCATCACAGAAAAATATTCACAAGAAGACTTGAACTCGCTTGGCAAAATCATTGAACCAGAGCGAGACAAACTGTTTACATACATTGGTTTAAAAACATTAATGGACCGCTATGTAGCCGTTAATTTTGATAACAAATCTGTTGAATTACCACAAGAACGCTGGCTCGTTATTGCGATGATGCTCATGCAAGATGAGACGGAAAATCGTCTTGAAAAAGTAGCAGAATCCTACTGGGCAATGAGTAGCTTATATATGACGGTTGCAACACCGACGTTGTCGAATGCTGGGAAACCACATGGTCAATTATCGAGCTGCTTCATCGACACAGTAGACGATTCACTACAAGGCATTTATGACAGCAACACGGACATCGCGAACTTGTCGAAATATGGCGGCGGTATCGGCGTCTATATGGGGAAAGTACGTAGCCGTGGTTCATCTATTAGAGGTTTTAAAGGTGCATCAAGCGGTGTGCTTCCATGGATTAAACAGTTGAACAACACAGCAGTAAGCGTTGATCAGCTAGGACAACGCCAAGGCGCAATCGCTGTGTACCTAGACGTTTTCCATAAGGATATCTTCACGTTCCTTGATTTGAAATTAAACAATGGGGACGAGCGTTTACGTGCGCATGATATTTTCACAGGTGTTTGTTTGCCGGACATTTATATGGAACAAGTCGAAGCACGTGGCGATTGGCATTTGTTTGATCCGCATGAAGTTCGGACAGTGATGGGCTTTTCTCTTGAAGACTTTTATGATGAAACAAAAGGTGCAGGTTCTTTCCGTGAGAAGTATATGGAATGCGTTAATCATCCGGAATTGAGCAGAGAAACAGTCCCAGCGATTGATATCATGAAACGCATTATGCGCAGTCAGCTGGAAACAGGCGTACCATTCATGTTCTACCGTGATGAAGTCAATCGTGCCAATGCAAACAAGCATAAAGGTATGGTGTATTCTTCTAATTTATGTACAGAAATCATGCAAAATCAAAGTGCGACACAATTTGAGTCTGTCACACTTGAAGATGATATCGTCGTAACACGTTCAAAACCAGGTGATTTCGTAGTTTGTAACTTATCATCCATTAACCTTGGACGTGCAGTGCCGGCAAGCGTTTTGGAACGCCTTATTAAAATCCAAGTGCGCATGCTCGACAACGTTATTGATTTGAATAAAATTCCGGTTGTTCAAGCGCAGCGGACAAACTCTCGTTACCGTGGAATTGGGTTAGGAACGTTCGGTTGGCACCACTTGTTGGCGTTACAGAACATCCAATGGGAATCAGACGCAGCGGTTGACTATGCCGATAAATTATATGAAAAGATTGCGTATTTAACGATTCAAGCGTCATCAGAATTAGCGAAGGAAAAAGGCGCTTATCCTTTATTCGAAGGATCTGATTGGCAGTCGGGTGCTTATTTCGACAACAAAGGTTATGATTCGAACGAATGGCGCGAACTTCGCGCTGACGTAGCGACAAACGGTATGCGAAATGGCTATTTAATGGCGGTTGCGCCAAACAGCTCGACATCCGTTATTGCAGGCTCAACAGCTTCGATTGATCCGGTCTTCAAGCCGTTTTATCACGAAGAGAAGAAAGACTATAAACTGCCAGTTGTGGCACCTGATTTGGATCACAACACGTATGACGTGTATCGTCGCTCTGCGTATATTGTGGATCAACGTTGGTCGATTAAACAAAATGCAGCGAGACAGCAACATATTGACCAAGGGATTTCTTTCAACTTATATGTTCCGAATAATATCCGTGCTTCTGTCCTGTTAAACCTTCACATACAAGCATGGAAATCAGGCATGAAAACGACATATTACACGCGTTCTACGGCGACGGACATTGAAGAGTGTGAATGGTGTCATTCTTAA
- a CDS encoding ABC transporter permease — protein MQTHLSYKYLLLVLGFPIHLVVGLIYLFKKKNTIYSSVLEEIKQGLHEEGYRDGLKQEFTEQLTRKQAFFSQNVSKAETEKEAEKLAEAQFLKVVLQKTDEALKRKGEKKFTYAHFFQTLLSKPLFLVITFIPGILMYLLMLLVSNPYVKFILERLVMGIFVILGVVVLVFSILYISPFDPAANIIGETGTKEQIAAFNKLYGLDLPYLTQLWNAIKGIFTFDLGTSFTGNEDVATSIANKFPITFTIALYSLLMAVVIAIPIGIISATRPNSFFDYTFMFIALIGLSIPNFWQGLIFILNFSIKLQWLPATYSPQNGLSMIMPVVVLGTALTASVARMTRSSMLEIINEDYIITAKAKGLNQSQVLWKHAVGNAMIPIITVIGLLFGGMLGGAAVTEKVFNISGIGSYIVDKQFIPDIPGILGGVVYIAITISLVNIFIDILYAFFDPRIRSKMKQN, from the coding sequence TACAAATACTTACTGTTAGTTTTAGGGTTTCCAATCCATCTAGTTGTCGGGCTTATCTATTTATTTAAAAAGAAAAATACGATCTATTCTTCAGTGCTTGAGGAAATAAAACAAGGTTTGCATGAAGAGGGCTATCGGGATGGACTAAAACAGGAATTTACCGAACAGCTCACTCGAAAACAAGCCTTTTTCTCGCAAAACGTGAGTAAAGCGGAAACTGAGAAGGAAGCAGAGAAATTAGCGGAAGCCCAATTTTTGAAGGTTGTGCTTCAAAAGACGGATGAGGCACTTAAGAGAAAAGGCGAAAAGAAATTTACGTATGCGCATTTCTTTCAAACGCTATTGTCCAAACCGCTATTTTTAGTTATAACGTTCATCCCTGGCATTTTGATGTATTTGCTAATGTTGTTAGTGAGCAATCCTTACGTGAAGTTTATTCTTGAAAGGTTAGTCATGGGGATTTTCGTCATTTTAGGGGTTGTTGTGCTGGTCTTCAGCATTTTATACATTTCGCCGTTTGATCCTGCGGCTAATATTATTGGGGAAACGGGAACGAAAGAACAGATTGCCGCATTCAATAAGTTATATGGGCTGGATTTACCGTATTTAACGCAATTATGGAACGCTATTAAAGGAATATTCACCTTCGATTTAGGAACTTCCTTTACGGGCAATGAAGACGTCGCAACGAGTATTGCAAATAAGTTTCCAATTACGTTTACAATCGCACTTTACTCGCTCTTGATGGCGGTTGTCATCGCGATTCCAATCGGCATTATATCTGCAACAAGGCCGAATTCATTTTTTGACTATACATTTATGTTCATCGCACTCATTGGTTTGTCCATTCCGAACTTTTGGCAAGGGTTAATCTTTATTCTTAATTTTTCCATTAAATTGCAATGGTTGCCAGCTACTTATAGTCCGCAGAATGGCTTGTCGATGATTATGCCGGTTGTCGTTCTTGGAACGGCGCTAACAGCTTCGGTAGCGCGGATGACTCGCTCGTCGATGTTGGAGATTATTAATGAAGATTACATTATTACGGCAAAAGCAAAAGGGCTTAACCAAAGCCAAGTATTATGGAAGCATGCGGTAGGGAATGCCATGATTCCGATAATCACGGTCATTGGCTTGCTGTTTGGAGGCATGCTAGGTGGAGCGGCTGTAACGGAGAAGGTTTTCAATATTAGTGGGATTGGAAGTTATATTGTAGACAAGCAATTCATTCCAGATATTCCGGGGATTTTAGGTGGTGTAGTTTATATTGCCATCACCATTTCGTTAGTAAATATTTTCATCGATATTTTGTATGCGTTTTTTGATCCTCGCATTCGTTCGAAGATGAAACAAAATTAA
- a CDS encoding ABC transporter substrate-binding protein, which produces MKKQLLLLMLALVLALAGCVQTKSDVKEKGDSKNDGGGDGKVTIELLGMSSGESDINIVRDQLTKNGFDVKINMQPDYGSFKAQQDAGNFDISLSGWTTVTGNPDYAVRSIFKTGGDYSILADSEVDTLIDKAATQTVEEYKETYKELEQRIVTDKAYIAPLYISYKTQAINKDVLNVDTVRLSKSRSLPWEEVEFNDQSKNATQPLVLSQTMPTLTSLDPIKGNDGSINIINTNMYVRLVNLTDDDKITSEGSLSLNHSIAEGNSEYYFVLRDDINFAKIEDKKAVDTGERVGADDVIFSLNRAKDPESVPDHRTYSLHEHIKDVELVTDLATLEGVKEASGGVSVKEALEKDLDANITELVEDKTQANNKEGKYQVVKMTTTEPFPQVLNYLAHQSAGIVSKKQVESINTYDVATFDVNKDIPYGDQNTVTEGAQYNNTLYTSGPYILSTKNDYEANFQKNPSYMKGTKHDPKISNVTMRFIKDQDSTLAALRNGEIDLFYAVPETKFDVIESDSKLTLQSIESNAVTYLLFNTANRDVATSEDLRKAVLYSINQDEFLDFYQGNKIKAFSTVSPIVKTGNELVADPAKVEEYLAKYKESKK; this is translated from the coding sequence ATGAAGAAACAACTATTGCTACTTATGCTCGCTTTAGTATTGGCGTTAGCAGGGTGTGTCCAGACGAAGTCGGACGTGAAAGAAAAAGGCGATTCGAAAAATGATGGGGGCGGCGATGGCAAAGTAACGATTGAACTCCTTGGTATGAGCAGTGGGGAGTCCGATATTAACATTGTGCGTGACCAGCTCACAAAGAACGGTTTTGATGTCAAAATCAATATGCAGCCCGATTATGGTAGCTTTAAAGCACAGCAAGATGCTGGGAATTTTGATATTTCCTTATCTGGCTGGACGACTGTAACAGGAAATCCGGATTACGCAGTGCGCTCGATTTTTAAAACAGGCGGCGACTATAGTATTTTAGCGGATTCTGAAGTGGATACACTGATTGATAAAGCAGCTACACAAACAGTTGAAGAATACAAAGAGACATACAAAGAGTTGGAGCAACGTATAGTAACGGATAAAGCGTATATTGCACCGCTGTATATTTCTTATAAAACACAAGCCATCAATAAAGATGTCTTAAATGTAGACACAGTTCGATTGTCAAAATCACGCTCTCTTCCATGGGAAGAAGTAGAGTTCAATGATCAGTCAAAGAATGCGACACAACCGCTTGTATTATCACAAACGATGCCGACATTGACGTCATTGGATCCGATTAAAGGAAATGATGGTTCCATCAACATCATTAATACAAATATGTATGTTCGTTTAGTGAATCTGACAGATGATGATAAAATTACGTCTGAAGGTTCATTATCGCTAAATCACAGCATCGCGGAAGGTAACTCTGAATACTATTTCGTATTACGCGATGACATTAACTTTGCGAAAATTGAGGATAAGAAAGCAGTAGATACAGGTGAGCGTGTAGGTGCTGATGATGTCATCTTCTCGCTAAACCGTGCAAAAGATCCAGAATCTGTACCCGATCACCGTACGTACAGCTTGCATGAGCATATTAAAGATGTAGAACTTGTCACAGACTTGGCTACACTTGAAGGTGTGAAAGAAGCGAGTGGCGGTGTGTCTGTGAAAGAAGCGCTGGAGAAAGATCTAGACGCTAACATTACGGAGCTTGTAGAAGATAAAACACAAGCGAATAATAAAGAAGGTAAATACCAAGTTGTGAAAATGACGACAACAGAGCCATTCCCACAAGTATTAAATTACTTGGCGCACCAATCTGCGGGGATTGTCTCTAAAAAACAAGTTGAAAGCATCAATACGTATGATGTAGCAACTTTCGACGTCAACAAAGACATTCCATATGGCGATCAAAACACAGTAACTGAAGGCGCTCAATATAACAATACATTGTACACAAGTGGTCCTTACATTTTGTCTACTAAAAATGATTATGAAGCGAATTTTCAAAAGAACCCTAGCTATATGAAGGGGACAAAACATGATCCTAAAATTTCAAACGTGACAATGCGTTTCATCAAAGATCAAGATAGCACACTGGCGGCGCTACGTAACGGTGAAATCGATTTGTTCTACGCTGTGCCAGAAACGAAATTTGACGTCATTGAAAGTGATAGCAAGCTGACGCTCCAAAGCATTGAAAGTAATGCGGTCACATACTTGCTATTCAATACAGCGAATCGTGATGTAGCGACAAGTGAAGATCTACGAAAAGCGGTCCTTTACTCCATTAACCAAGACGAGTTTTTAGACTTCTACCAAGGCAACAAAATCAAGGCATTCTCTACAGTGAGCCCAATTGTTAAAACGGGCAATGAGTTAGTAGCAGATCCTGCAAAAGTGGAAGAGTATTTGGCGAAATATAAAGAAAGTAAAAAGTAA
- a CDS encoding flavodoxin: MVSFLIAYATWSGNTQEVAELIEAQLADAGISVTSYRIGGGVIPNPRHFDAMIIGSFTWDQGSTPDEVKDFVADVGYKPENVYVFGTGDTQFGGDELFCHAAVKLARFYESAYEPLKIEQSPRGVQETKVIEWSKGVIKHWKNLHE; encoded by the coding sequence ATGGTGTCATTCTTAATCGCTTACGCAACATGGAGCGGCAATACACAAGAAGTCGCGGAACTCATTGAAGCGCAGCTAGCAGATGCAGGCATTTCCGTAACATCGTATCGTATTGGCGGGGGCGTTATTCCAAACCCCCGCCATTTCGATGCGATGATTATCGGATCCTTCACGTGGGATCAGGGCTCGACGCCGGATGAAGTGAAAGATTTCGTTGCAGACGTTGGTTACAAGCCGGAAAACGTTTATGTCTTCGGAACGGGAGACACCCAATTTGGGGGCGACGAATTATTTTGTCATGCAGCCGTGAAATTGGCACGTTTTTACGAATCGGCATATGAGCCGCTGAAAATCGAACAAAGCCCACGTGGCGTACAGGAAACAAAAGTGATCGAATGGTCGAAAGGGGTCATCAAGCATTGGAAAAACTTACACGAGTAA
- the ric gene encoding iron-sulfur cluster repair di-iron protein, producing the protein MSQLTENTLVSDIVTAFPQSADLFRNLRIDFCCGGKVTLQTAAQERNLDPAVVLTNVQELAQKHDARDSMHPPSFGNKTLVAYIQEKYHANLREELPLLEPYVAKVARVHGDKHPHLFRVQAIYKTLRAALLEHTDDENQNVFPLILAFFEKPTLELKEQLKPHVFELEEEHDNAGRLLHELRDITDNFTLPEDACNTYRIVYARLEQLEKDTFDHVHLENNVLFDRVRAVL; encoded by the coding sequence ATGAGCCAACTTACTGAAAATACCCTAGTCTCTGATATTGTCACAGCATTTCCGCAAAGTGCGGATTTGTTTAGAAACCTACGCATCGACTTTTGCTGTGGTGGGAAAGTCACCCTGCAAACGGCAGCGCAAGAGCGCAATCTAGATCCGGCAGTCGTGTTAACGAATGTGCAAGAACTAGCGCAAAAGCACGATGCACGGGACAGTATGCATCCACCCTCATTTGGCAATAAAACGCTTGTTGCTTATATTCAAGAAAAGTACCATGCAAATTTACGCGAAGAATTACCACTTTTGGAACCGTATGTGGCCAAAGTGGCACGTGTACATGGAGACAAGCATCCTCATTTGTTCCGGGTGCAAGCAATCTATAAAACATTGCGTGCCGCGTTACTAGAGCATACGGATGATGAAAATCAAAACGTCTTCCCGCTCATTCTAGCATTCTTTGAAAAACCGACACTTGAACTGAAAGAACAATTAAAACCACATGTCTTTGAACTTGAAGAAGAGCATGACAACGCTGGAAGATTGCTCCATGAACTGCGTGATATTACGGATAATTTTACGTTGCCAGAAGATGCGTGTAATACGTATCGAATTGTCTATGCCCGACTTGAACAACTTGAAAAAGATACTTTTGACCATGTTCACCTTGAAAATAATGTACTATTTGATCGCGTACGTGCGGTTCTATAA
- a CDS encoding ribonucleotide-diphosphate reductase subunit beta, with protein MEKLTRVKVIEPANPNKSTAIFGGQASGILNWNDLAHPHFYTLRQRIRSLFWTANEVDMTQDVKQFSNLTQAEQDAFLKIIGLLATLDGPQTDIAAKIAQYTTDPSVKSLMATIADQESEHNHSYAYVLSSVTTFDKQLASFEMGRTDEVLMRRNERIVDVYNDFAENPTVESALKAMVYTTLLEGLFFYSGFAFFYNLARNQKMVGTSTMISYINRDELQHGKAISDIFRAALAENPELNTEAFTEWIYDQFHHSVEQEIIWSRYVLADIEGIELDEMAGYVKYRANKMLRMLGLSEIYPEFTDNPMKWIRAYVDSFDDTKTDFFEQTSRQYVKTSDLNGFDDL; from the coding sequence TTGGAAAAACTTACACGAGTAAAGGTAATCGAACCAGCAAATCCAAATAAATCAACTGCTATTTTTGGTGGACAAGCAAGCGGTATCCTTAATTGGAATGACCTTGCGCATCCACATTTCTATACATTGCGTCAGCGCATCCGTTCTCTTTTCTGGACGGCGAACGAAGTGGATATGACACAAGACGTCAAACAATTTTCTAATTTAACACAAGCCGAGCAAGATGCATTCTTAAAAATTATCGGCTTGTTGGCGACATTAGACGGACCCCAAACAGATATCGCAGCGAAAATCGCACAGTATACGACAGATCCATCTGTTAAATCACTGATGGCAACGATTGCGGATCAGGAAAGCGAGCATAATCATAGTTATGCGTATGTTCTTTCCTCAGTAACGACATTTGACAAACAGCTCGCATCATTTGAAATGGGCCGTACAGATGAAGTGCTCATGCGTCGTAATGAACGAATTGTCGACGTCTATAATGACTTTGCTGAAAACCCAACCGTTGAGTCAGCACTCAAAGCGATGGTGTACACGACATTGCTCGAAGGACTGTTTTTCTATAGTGGCTTCGCATTCTTCTACAACTTAGCACGCAATCAAAAAATGGTTGGTACATCAACAATGATTTCGTATATTAACCGCGATGAGCTCCAGCACGGAAAAGCGATCAGCGACATTTTCCGCGCAGCACTGGCAGAAAATCCAGAACTCAATACGGAAGCATTTACAGAATGGATTTATGATCAATTCCATCACTCCGTTGAGCAGGAAATTATCTGGAGTCGCTATGTACTTGCAGATATTGAAGGCATCGAACTGGACGAAATGGCGGGCTACGTGAAATACCGTGCCAACAAAATGTTACGCATGTTAGGCTTGAGTGAAATCTACCCTGAGTTCACCGACAATCCAATGAAATGGATTCGTGCTTACGTCGATAGTTTCGACGATACGAAAACCGACTTCTTTGAACAGACATCAAGGCAATATGTGAAGACAAGTGATTTGAATGGCTTTGATGATTTGTAA
- a CDS encoding ABC transporter permease: METSIAIDKKKVLKHSPEYTQASFTWITSLALTVVFGLNSFNFSTMALKPFMFNVFVAYAIFTGIQIAVTLKIKRDLSTTGHIQSMTRKLGYVQLLSIVTGNIIILTFAFNLIKRKKTPDYTFAVYMLLTQLFVIAISALNLFKPYVADTFLVAMGVLVAIAVFYVVALVLVAKHVEEETAERWMMFLAIPLIITAATGNLFALLLGLNLIMKARGSDLSTIIKWNTIWGKITRNTTSVLGLFFIVLMLSISICSNFTFDYSLAIENNYSAILQSPSITYPLGTDNFGRDLFSRIIFGARISLIVGFLSTIIPAIIGGMLGAFAGYYSQRTDNIIMRLLDVLYAVPGILLAIAIIAAFGANTTNLILALSVGAIPTYARTMRANVLMVSNLEYVDSARALGEKDFTIIFKHIVPNALAPMIVKATLTIGSAVIATSSLSYLGLGVEPHIPEWGNILKLGSTYLESNSYLAIYPGLAIILLVLSFNFLGDGLRDALDPKLD, translated from the coding sequence ATGGAGACAAGTATAGCGATTGATAAGAAAAAAGTATTGAAGCATTCACCAGAATATACACAAGCTAGCTTCACATGGATTACGTCACTGGCACTGACTGTTGTTTTCGGGTTAAATAGTTTCAATTTTTCAACGATGGCGTTGAAGCCGTTTATGTTTAATGTTTTTGTGGCATATGCCATCTTTACGGGTATTCAAATTGCAGTGACGCTGAAGATTAAGCGAGATCTGTCGACAACTGGGCATATCCAAAGCATGACCAGAAAGTTAGGGTATGTGCAGTTGCTCAGTATTGTGACGGGCAATATTATTATTTTGACCTTTGCGTTTAATTTGATCAAAAGGAAAAAGACGCCAGATTATACCTTTGCGGTTTATATGCTGCTGACGCAGCTTTTCGTCATTGCGATATCGGCGTTAAATCTCTTTAAGCCTTATGTAGCGGATACGTTTTTAGTGGCGATGGGGGTTTTAGTAGCCATTGCAGTTTTCTATGTAGTGGCGTTGGTGTTGGTGGCAAAGCATGTTGAAGAGGAAACGGCGGAGCGTTGGATGATGTTCCTAGCGATTCCTTTAATCATCACGGCTGCGACAGGAAACCTTTTTGCGTTATTGCTAGGACTGAACTTGATCATGAAAGCGCGTGGGTCCGATTTATCGACCATCATTAAATGGAATACGATTTGGGGGAAAATTACGCGCAATACGACTTCTGTATTAGGGTTGTTCTTTATCGTTCTAATGCTGTCGATTTCGATTTGTAGTAATTTTACATTTGATTATAGTTTAGCGATAGAAAATAATTATAGTGCAATTCTCCAAAGCCCAAGTATTACATATCCACTCGGCACGGATAATTTCGGTCGAGATTTATTTTCAAGAATTATTTTTGGAGCAAGAATTTCATTGATCGTGGGCTTTCTTTCCACAATTATTCCAGCTATTATCGGCGGTATGTTAGGAGCATTCGCTGGTTATTATAGTCAACGCACAGATAATATTATTATGCGCTTGTTAGACGTGTTGTATGCAGTTCCTGGAATTCTGTTGGCAATTGCGATTATTGCTGCATTTGGGGCAAATACAACGAATTTAATTTTAGCGCTGAGCGTTGGGGCAATTCCTACGTATGCTCGGACGATGCGAGCGAATGTACTCATGGTTTCCAATTTGGAATATGTCGATTCTGCACGGGCGCTTGGCGAAAAGGATTTTACGATTATTTTCAAACATATCGTGCCAAATGCGTTAGCACCGATGATTGTGAAAGCAACACTGACAATCGGGAGTGCCGTGATTGCAACAAGCAGCTTGAGTTATCTGGGGCTTGGGGTAGAGCCACATATTCCAGAGTGGGGAAATATTTTAAAGTTGGGTAGTACGTATTTGGAGTCAAATTCTTATCTAGCAATTTATCCGGGTCTTGCCATTATCTTGTTAGTCTTATCCTTTAACTTTTTGGGAGATGGGCTTCGAGATGCGCTGGATCCAAAATTAGATTGA